One Pleurocapsa sp. PCC 7327 DNA segment encodes these proteins:
- a CDS encoding Stp1/IreP family PP2C-type Ser/Thr phosphatase, producing the protein MMKRRFTGLTDPGLLRSVNQDNFYLDPEGRFFIVADGMGGHAGGQEASQIATKRIAAYLDEHWDSDMASDVLLEEALKQANQGILEDQYDHPERGDMGTTAVVVAFRQNQPWYAHIGDSRLYRLRDSQLEQISEDHTWVARALKVGDISPEQAKVHPWRHVLFQCLGRKDLHQMDIYPLDVKAGDRLLMCSDGLTEEVPDELISEVLQSSKTCEEAATQLVEAAKKAGGSDNITVVIIVQD; encoded by the coding sequence ATGATGAAACGTCGCTTCACGGGTCTTACCGATCCCGGATTGCTGCGCTCAGTCAATCAGGATAATTTCTATCTCGACCCTGAAGGGCGCTTTTTTATAGTCGCTGATGGCATGGGAGGGCATGCTGGCGGACAGGAAGCCAGTCAAATTGCCACTAAGCGAATCGCGGCTTACTTGGACGAACATTGGGATTCCGACATGGCTTCCGACGTTCTCTTAGAAGAGGCATTGAAACAAGCCAATCAAGGCATTCTCGAAGATCAATACGACCATCCCGAACGGGGTGATATGGGAACGACTGCCGTGGTGGTCGCGTTCCGCCAAAACCAACCTTGGTATGCTCATATCGGCGATTCCCGTCTTTACAGATTGCGAGATTCCCAATTAGAGCAGATTAGCGAAGATCATACCTGGGTAGCACGGGCGCTCAAAGTCGGAGACATTTCGCCAGAACAAGCAAAAGTACATCCCTGGCGGCACGTGTTATTCCAATGTCTGGGACGCAAGGATTTACACCAAATGGATATCTATCCTTTGGATGTTAAAGCAGGCGATCGCCTTTTGATGTGCAGCGATGGATTGACAGAAGAAGTCCCTGACGAACTGATTAGCGAAGTCCTTCAGTCGAGCAAGACCTGCGAAGAAGCCGCAACGCAGCTTGTCGAAGCCGCTAAAAAAGCTGGAGGCTCCGATAACATTACCGTAGTGATTATTGTTCAAGACTAG
- a CDS encoding thioredoxin family protein, whose protein sequence is MALTESTMLSLGTKAPDFQLPDVVWGKTISLETFADKKALLVMFICQHCPFVQHVKHELAKLGKDYTDTKLGIVAISANDVANYPDDSPENLKAMAEELGFTFPLCYDESQETAKAYTAACTPDFFLFDANRELVYRGQLDDSRPNNNIPVTGKDLRAAIDALLAGKEVDSHQKPSIGCNIKWKRGNEPPYYG, encoded by the coding sequence ATGGCATTAACAGAATCGACCATGTTATCCCTGGGAACAAAAGCGCCCGATTTCCAGCTACCGGATGTTGTCTGGGGCAAGACGATTTCTCTAGAGACATTTGCCGACAAAAAAGCGCTTTTGGTGATGTTTATTTGTCAGCATTGTCCTTTTGTTCAACACGTCAAGCACGAGTTAGCCAAGCTTGGCAAAGACTACACCGATACCAAACTCGGCATTGTTGCCATCAGTGCCAACGATGTTGCCAACTATCCCGACGATTCTCCCGAAAACCTCAAAGCTATGGCAGAGGAACTTGGCTTTACTTTTCCCCTATGCTACGACGAAAGCCAAGAGACGGCGAAAGCCTACACGGCTGCTTGTACGCCAGACTTTTTCCTGTTCGATGCCAACAGAGAGCTTGTTTATAGGGGGCAATTGGATGACAGCCGCCCTAACAACAATATACCCGTGACGGGTAAAGATTTACGCGCCGCGATCGATGCCCTACTGGCAGGCAAAGAAGTCGATTCTCACCAAAAACCCAGTATCGGTTGCAACATCAAATGGAAACGCGGCAACGAACCTCCCTACTATGGTTAA